CGCCAGTTCTCGGCGATTCAAACTTGGTCGGCTTGGCATCCTTGGCCAAGGGGGCAGACGCAAACATCGCGCTACGCTCGCCAGTGAACAGTGTCGGCCCGAGCGACCAGTGCAGCCTTGCGCCGCCATTGGACCAGTGGATCCAGTCGGCGCCATCGCCACTGGCTTTCGCGACGGGCATCGGCCCACCCGAAGGCGATGCCGTCACCGTCTGTGTGCCGGGCATCAAGGGCATGACATAGGCCTGGTAATTCTGGCGGAAGGCAAAATGGCTGCCATCGGGTGACACGCTATAGGCGTTGACCATTTCCCCTTCGGCATGGGTACGCCGCGCCTCTCCGTCCAGATCTGTGCTGACCAGCTTCGCGCCCTTGCCGTCGCTCGTCGTGAAGAAAATCCGGTCGTTCGCCGCACCGAAATGCGGGGCTTCGCCATCGCGCGCGAAACGGACGGGTTCGCCGCCAGCAATCGCCACCCGGTAAAGCCCGGGTTCAGCCGAAGCAATCGGGCTGACCAGATTGCCGCCGCTGCCTTTTTCAAAGACGATGGTTTTACCATCAGGCGCAAAGCGCGGGCGCGCATAATGGCCGGCCGCCTTGGTAACGATGCGGCTGGCGCCACCATTGGCACCGACAGTCTGAATGCTGCCAAGACCGGCGTCGGTCCAGCGGACATAGGCTATCGTTTTGCCGTCGGGCGACCATGTGGGATAGGCCTCCATCGCATCGGCATCGTTGGTCAGGCGCCGCGGTTCGCCCCCTGCCATTGCCTTCACCCACAATTTGCCAAGCGTTTCGAATACCACCCGGTTGCCATCGGGGGATACCGCCGCGCCGCGCGGGATTTTCGTTTCAAAACTGTCGGGCGCAACCTCCACCGGCGGGCGCGGCGGATCGATAACGCCGCGGCTATCCTCTATGCGAAAAGGGATGATCGCGCTTTTGCCGCTGGCAAGATCAAGCCGGTTCAGCTTGCCGCCCGCCCAAAAGACGAGCGCTGCCGAATCCGGCGTCCAGGCCATATTGGGGTAAACGCCGGTGACCGCCCAGGTTTCTTGCACATCCTGATCCAGCGTATCGAAGAGCTTGCGGTCTGCGCCGGTTTCAAGATCACGAAGATAGAGTTTTGAACGGGTTTTCTCGCGCCGGACATAGGCCAGCTTTTTCCCATCGGGTGATGGCGTCGGGCGCACGGCGCCGCCCTCTCCGCCGACGACAAATTCGGTCTCGCCAGTTTCTAGATCATATCGTTCGATCGCGAAAATCTGGTTATTCGAATCCTGCGCATATTCGAAAATCGGTCCCGATGTCGTATTGCGCGTGAAATAGATATGCTTGCCATCGGGTGCGAAAATCGGTTCGCCTAATTCCTTTTGGTGCGTTTCATTGGGGCGTTTCACCAAAGGCACGCCTGACCCGCCCGAAATATGGTATAGCCAAACCTCTCCCGTGCCGAGCGAGCGTTGCGTGGTGAAATGCTTTTTTGCGGCAATGAACTGGCCGTTCGGGCTCCAGCTTGCCTGATTGAGGAGGCGGAAATCTTCTTTGGTCAGTTGGCGCTTGTCACTGCCATCGACATTCATCACCCAGATATTGTCACCACCGCCCCGATCGGACGTGAATGCAATCCGCTTGCCATCGGCTGAAAAGCGCGGCTGCGTTTCATAGGCAAGCCCCTCTGCGATGCGGTTTGGCGTGCCGCCCGAAATTGGCATGACATAGATGTCACCCAACAGGTCAAACGCGACCGA
This portion of the Sphingobium sp. genome encodes:
- a CDS encoding amidohydrolase family protein, coding for MKLHLFSASHLALAGVCLGALAAVPLSAQDKGEDAKWDVNAPPGLTIREVPIAVDEGTWMNVDVSPDGKSVAFDLLGDIYVMPISGGTPNRIAEGLAYETQPRFSADGKRIAFTSDRGGGDNIWVMNVDGSDKRQLTKEDFRLLNQASWSPNGQFIAAKKHFTTQRSLGTGEVWLYHISGGSGVPLVKRPNETHQKELGEPIFAPDGKHIYFTRNTTSGPIFEYAQDSNNQIFAIERYDLETGETEFVVGGEGGAVRPTPSPDGKKLAYVRREKTRSKLYLRDLETGADRKLFDTLDQDVQETWAVTGVYPNMAWTPDSAALVFWAGGKLNRLDLASGKSAIIPFRIEDSRGVIDPPRPPVEVAPDSFETKIPRGAAVSPDGNRVVFETLGKLWVKAMAGGEPRRLTNDADAMEAYPTWSPDGKTIAYVRWTDAGLGSIQTVGANGGASRIVTKAAGHYARPRFAPDGKTIVFEKGSGGNLVSPIASAEPGLYRVAIAGGEPVRFARDGEAPHFGAANDRIFFTTSDGKGAKLVSTDLDGEARRTHAEGEMVNAYSVSPDGSHFAFRQNYQAYVMPLMPGTQTVTASPSGGPMPVAKASGDGADWIHWSNGGARLHWSLGPTLFTGERSAMFASAPLAKDAKPTKFESPRTGVSLSMRVNADKPTGTVALVGARLVTMASPDGGAIEDGIVLIENNRIKAVGRRGEVTIPAGTPTVDVSGKTIIPGLIDAHAHGPYGVDEYTPQANWAEMVNLALGVTTRHDPSSRSALVFPALEMVRAGKIIGPRSFSTGEIVYGAKSPHVYAQIDSKADALAHIRRLKAQGAHSIKNYNQPRRDQRQQVVAAAIQENMRSVAEGGSLFGLDMTLIADGNTTVEHNVPLEIFYQDVQQFFSRSKVGYTPTLVVTYGGPAADPYWRAHTDVWKQPLLQKHVPESLLVAANARRPIAPEDNYVDDESAREAAKLARLGVPVAIGAHGQEPGIAAHWELWSFVRGGMTTVEALRAGTIESARSLGYDKDIGSIEPGKLADLVILDADPTADIRNSEKIAKVMLNGRLYNAATLNEEVTGNRKRPAYWWEGAQGGGSGSAGIAGAAGHSHGD